The nucleotide window CACACCTTGGTGCAAAGGATGCATACCCTTCTGGCAAATGAAATCTAGGATTCCCGATAATTTGTCGAGTAATCAGAAGATCCTATCTGACGTAGTTGTCATCACACACAAGGGTATATTTGTTTGTGGGGCTTCACAAACATGGTTTGCACGTTCTCAGTCACGATGATCATGCATGTAGTGATTATCCACAAAATTGCAAGCAACTGGTATGAATTGACACACATCCCAAACTGCGTAAGGACCTTGTTGGGCTGATGCATCTCCATCATGTCCCAACATATTAGCGGCACCACAGCACGCAACGAATACTCTCCCGATCGACCATATTCGGCAAGATTCCATCTGGTGTATGACACCTTATGCTTGAATATCTTTCATTCAGAGCAGATACCTTGTAGCAAGAGTTCATATTGGTCCACAGTTTCAGGTTTGTACCTGGTCTGATTGGATAAAGCTCCACTGCCAAACCAAAGAAGAAACCTgccaaatgaaaagaaaatttgacTACTTGAAGTATGTCCAGTCATATATATGCACACACAGAGACATACATAATGGAAAGTACAGTATAGTCTAGTCAATAGGTATATTTCCACTTCTTTTTTCTCAAACTCCGAGATATAGGCAAATTAAAGGCAAAACTGTAGCATCAGGAAGTTAATCTTAGAATGACTCTGGCTGCTGTTTGCATGACTGGATTAGATGtacttcattagcttcattgcTAAGaagtaagagagagagagagagagactaaaaagagatataacacatcaacaaaacaaacaaaagaagGGTATACTACTTGTTAGAGATACATatagttatttttaatgtttattttatttagcgATATGAAATGAGCATAAATGTAAAcgtgaggattcatatagccgatACATCAGAGCACAAATATATATCTAGGGTTACAAGCCTATGAAATGCTATCTATAAGAGATACTTAAGCACGTGCTGAACATATGAAGCCATGAGTACACGGCATTTATCCTTGAGTTTAATTTATCGAAAAGTGAAACCAAGATTTATGAGATTTTATGATTACATTGGAAGTGGTCCAGCTTAAGTGCCTCACCTTTCGACAGCAATAGAACTCTAATATAATGTCTTGCTTCTAATTGTCATTTTGGTCATCTACGACTGCTTGGATCACAGTGTTCTTGCTAATAGCATATCTGAAACATGAATAAGAAAATGAGCAAGTACAGAGAGAATCTTTAAATCCAAAGGCTAAACTTCTGGAAGAATGATAAGAGATGTTGCTGCTAATGCTATAGATCACTATTctaaagaaaatgaataagCAAATACGACATCGATGTTACTCAACAGACGAAAAAGCAGTGGGAAAACTTACACTNATATATAGctatttttaatgtttattttgtttagcGATATGAAATGAGCTTAAATGTAAaagtgaggattcatatagccgatACATCAGAGCACAAATATATAGCTAGGTTTACAAGCCTATGAAATGCTATCTATAAGAGATACTTAAGCACATGCTGAACATATGAAGCCATGAGTACACGGTATTTATCCTTGAGTTTAGTTTATCGAAAAGTGAAAACCAAGATTTATGAGATTTTATGATTACATTGGAAGTGGTCCAGTTTAAGTGCCTCACCTTTCGACAGCAATAGAACTCTACTATAATGTCTTGcttttaattgtcattttgGTCATCTACGACCGCCTGGATCACAGTGTTCTTGCTAATAGCATATCTGAAACATGAATAAGAAAATGAGCAAGTACAGAGAGAATCTTTAAATCCAAAGGCTAAACTTCTGGAAGAATGATAAGAGATGTTGCTGCTAATGCTATAGATCACTATTctaaagaaaatgaataagCAAATACGACATCGATGTTACTCAACAGACGAAAAAGCAGTGGGAAAACTTACACTAAAGGAGAAATAGGGAAAAActtgcaataaaaaaaaaacttaagaaGATGCAAAGCAAAGATTCTTCATATACCATGACAAAGATGACATAGAGATTTTACTCATTTGAGAAGGTAGTATCCTCAGGAACATATCCGATCCCTTTTATATTCCGAATCAGAAGTTCCAAaaatgaatatatcaaatcagTTTGGTGATGACTTCGGTCTCTTGCGATAAACAAATGCACCTCATTGTTTATTTCTATCCAACTACACCCTTTTTCTTTCACTACGCCATTGCTATCCATTTTCTCTCTTAACTTTTTGACATTGATCCACATGCCTTTAGATgcataaatatttgaaagtaGGATATATGATCCACTGTCTTTTGGATCTATAGATATTGCCATCGATGCTGCATATTTACCCAGGTCTATATGACCAGCTTCTCTACACGCGCTAAGCAAACTCCTCCACACAATGGTGGCCGGTGGAATTGGCATTGTTTCAATGAATTCCGTTGCTTCGACCAGTTTACCAGCTCGACCCAAGAGAGAAACTATGCAAACATAATGCTCCGTTTCTGGTTCAATACCGAAGCCGGACATGGAGTAGAAGTGACGCAATCCTTCTTTGACAAGACCAACATGGCTACATGCTGAAAGCACTCCAACAAAGGTGACATTGTTGGGTTTCAATCCATCATTTATCATTTTCTCAAACATATTAAGAGCTTCCTTTGCTTTTCCGTGCTGTGCATAAGTGGATATCATAGAATTCCAACACGCGATATCTCTCTGGATAGTGGAATTAAACATCTTATGTGCTTCTTCCAAGCTTCCACACTTGGAGTACATATCGACGAGTGCATTTGTAACATGTGGATCAAAATCTAGGCCGAGTTTTACAATCTGGTTATGAAACTGGAGACCATGAAGCAGACTTACTAGGTTACTAGATGCAGCAATGAGAGCAACAAAAGTCAACGCGTTTGGCTTTTGCAAAGACTGCCGCAATTGTAGGAAGAGCTTTAGAGCCTCTTCATTTTCACACTGTTGTATGTACCCAAACAACATAGAATTCCATACAACAATATCCTTCTCATTCATTTCAATGAATACTTGCCTCGCATCTTCAATAGATGAAGATTTCGAGTAAATATCTATTAGGATGCTACAAACAAACATGTCAGCAGAAAAACCAAATTTTATGGTAAGACCGTGAAGTTGCTTACTTAACTCCAAGGAAAACAGTGAAGCTGATGCACCGAGCAAGCTAACAAAAGTCAAAAGGCTTGGAAGAATCAGATTATCTCTCATTTCAGCAAATAGATCAAAAGCTTCATATAGCCTATTCTGCGTCAAACAACCCTCAATTATAGCATTGTAAGAGATTACGTCATGATCACCCATAATGTCAAAAACCTTCCTTGCGTCACCAAATGAATTACATTTCGCGTACATATCAATCAAGCTATTCTTCACAAAGTCATCAGAATCAACATTAGCTTTCACGGTATAAGCATGCACTTGTCTTCCCAACTCTAAAGCTTCAACCGACCCACATGAAATAAGTACACTACTGCAAGCAAATCTATCTAGCATCCAACCCAAACTGTTCAAGTCTCTAAACATGCTTATGGCTTCCCAGTCAGAAGAATTCTGCATGTATCCAGAGATCATCGTTGTCCAAGAAATAGTGTTTTTAACTTCCATCCGATCAAAAACTGACCTTGCAGTCTTAACCTTACCACACTTCATATAGAAATCAATAAGAACATTACTCACCGTAACATCCATCTCCGCTCCCCGTCTAAGCACATAACCATGAATTTCCTTTCCTCCTTTAATATACTCAAGCGATGAACAAGCACCCAAGATACTCGAAACCACATAATTATCAGGAACAACATCAGTCTCCAACATATTCCTCAATAGCTGTAAGGAAATTTCACTCTTCCCCACATTCACACACGCTGCAATAATCGCAGTCCAAGTAGCCGTACTCTTCAccaataaatcatcaaaaattTGCCTCGCTGCCCCTACATCTCCACCCTTCGAGTAAAAATCAATCAAAGACGTCCCTACATACACAAACTGATCAAAACCAGCTTTAACCACAAAACAATGCAATTGCTCACCTTTCACAATACTACCTAACCTTCCACAACAACTAACAACACTAGCCAAAACAAACTCATTTGGCCCCTCCCCTTCTTTACAACTTCTCCTCAACTCAGCAAATAGCAGCAAGGATTCATCATAAAACCCATTTTGGGTATACATAGTAATAACTGAAGACCAAGAAATCATATCCCTTTtaggcattttatcaaacactttGCGTGCATAGTCCAAACACCCCCGAATCGAATACGATTGAATCAAGATGTTGTTAAGAAAAGGGTTGCTTTCAAATCCACAAAGAATCACTTGGGTGTGGATTTCTTTATAATGGGTTGCAGATAATGTGAATAATAATTTACTTAAATAATGACGTTGGGTTCTTCTATTACGGCGAATAGTAGGATAGTTTTCTTCTTCGGAGCGATGATGTGAAGATGATAAAGATGATGACACTGCGAAGAATCTGAAACAAGATTGAGTTACACCATTTTTGATGGATTTTGGTTCAAATTTGCAGCTAATTTTACAGAGTTTACTCATTTGTTTGAGCTGAAAATTCAAAGTTGCTGCATATCTATATGGAGatgaaataattgtttaaagCTGTACAAAACATTTCGTATTAGCAGAGTTCGGGAAAGTTGGTGAAGTGTTAAAAGTTAACTTCAAAAAGCAAATATTTATCTAAAGTTGTGCAAATTTGAAGTTAGGTTTTGGCAAGCACAACTTCACACATGTATGGTTGAAACAAGTCCGAAGTTGATTCTGAAACGGTTAAATTAGGTTCGAAATGTTAGCCGAGtgttatatataattaacttaaaaatatatttatctaaaGTTCGAACTTATGCAAATTTCAAGTCGGGATTNATATTTATCTAAAGTTATGCAAATTTGAAGTTAGGTTTTGGCAAGCACAACTTCAGACATGTATGATTGAAACTTTTTGGAACTTCAAAGTAAAGTCCGAAGTTGATTCTGAAACGGTTAAATTAGGTTCGAAATGTTAGCCGAGtgttatatataattaacttaaaaatatatttatctaaaGTTCGAACGTATGCAAATTTCAAGTCGGGATTTGGCAAGCACAACTGCAAACTTGTATTGCTTGAAACTTTTTGGAACTTTATAGTCGAATCTAAAGTTGATTCTGAAATGGTTAAATTAGAGTCGGGAATGTTAGTCAAGTGTTATagttaatttaaaaagatatttatcTAAAGTTTGAACTTATGCAAATTTGAAGTCGGGGCTTTGGCAAACACAACTTCAAACTTGTATTGCTTAAAACTTTTTGGAACTTCAAAGTCAAATCTGAAGTTGATTCTGAAACGGTTAAACTGGATTCGGGAATGTTAGTCAAGTGTTATagtttaacttaaaaaaatatttatttgaagttCGAACTTATGCTAATTTATAGTTAGGCTTTCGCAAGCACAACTTCAAACTTGTATTGCTTAAAACTTTTTGAAACTTCAAAGTCGAGTTTGAAGTTGATTCTGAAACGGTTAAATTAGGTTCAGAATGTTAGTCAAGTGttgtatataattaacttaaaaagatatttatttgAAGTTCGAACTTATGCTAATTTATAGTTAGGCTTTGGCAAGCACAAGTTCAAACATGTATTGCTTGAAACTTTTTGGAACTTCATAGTCGAGTCTGAAGTTGATTCTGAAACGGTTAAACTAGATTCGGGAATGTTAGTCAAGtgttctagtttttttttttttgataaaaaggatattttatataatataattaagtcGCTACATTATCACAAGCACTAGTATTACATATAAGCTACCAAAACAGGCTAACTTATTACAAGTAGTCCTAGTAATTTGTTTAGTAGTAGAGACTCCTCCTTGATCTGCCTGTACTATAGCTACGGCCAAGCTTGGACGAGTTGATATATTAGCATCATGTATGGACGATGTCAGCTTGACACCCATCTTAGACAAAAAGTCTGCAACTTCGTTGGCTTGGCGAAAATTATGGCAGATCACTAGATTCCCCAACTTTTTCGAAAGCAAACCTACAATCATTAACCATTGTAGCATAAATAGGATGAGCATGATTTAAAGCGTACAAAATTTCAGTAGAATCGGTTTCAATCTCAATGGAATTTAAGCTGAGATTTACGGCTAAATTTAGGCCCTCTAATAGGGCTTCCATTTCTACCATAACATGATTATGCCCGAAAGTATGCTTACTAAAACCTACAATAGTTAGTTAACTTAAAAAGATATTTATCTAAAGTTTGAACTTATGCAAA belongs to Solanum stenotomum isolate F172 chromosome 1, ASM1918654v1, whole genome shotgun sequence and includes:
- the LOC125876228 gene encoding pentatricopeptide repeat-containing protein At4g39530 codes for the protein MSKLCKISCKFEPKSIKNGVTQSCFRFFAVSSSLSSSHHRSEEENYPTIRRNRRTQRHYLSKLLFTLSATHYKEIHTQVILCGFESNPFLNNILIQSYSIRGCLDYARKVFDKMPKRDMISWSSVITMYTQNGFYDESLLLFAELRRSCKEGEGPNEFVLASVVSCCGRLGSIVKGEQLHCFVVKAGFDQFVYVGTSLIDFYSKGGDVGAARQIFDDLLVKSTATWTAIIAACVNVGKSEISLQLLRNMLETDVVPDNYVVSSILGACSSLEYIKGGKEIHGYVLRRGAEMDVTVSNVLIDFYMKCGKVKTARSVFDRMEVKNTISWTTMISGYMQNSSDWEAISMFRDLNSLGWMLDRFACSSVLISCGSVEALELGRQVHAYTVKANVDSDDFVKNSLIDMYAKCNSFGDARKVFDIMGDHDVISYNAIIEGCLTQNRLYEAFDLFAEMRDNLILPSLLTFVSLLGASASLFSLELSKQLHGLTIKFGFSADMFVCSILIDIYSKSSSIEDARQVFIEMNEKDIVVWNSMLFGYIQQCENEEALKLFLQLRQSLQKPNALTFVALIAASSNLVSLLHGLQFHNQIVKLGLDFDPHVTNALVDMYSKCGSLEEAHKMFNSTIQRDIACWNSMISTYAQHGKAKEALNMFEKMINDGLKPNNVTFVGVLSACSHVGLVKEGLRHFYSMSGFGIEPETEHYVCIVSLLGRAGKLVEATEFIETMPIPPATIVWRSLLSACREAGHIDLGKYAASMAISIDPKDSGSYILLSNIYASKGMWINVKKLREKMDSNGVVKEKGCSWIEINNEVHLFIARDRSHHQTDLIYSFLELLIRNIKGIGYVPEDTTFSNE